attatatattcaatttcaaacttatGACATATGCACTCTTTTGTTATTCTTTCTCGAAAATAAAGGTCAAATGTTTCATAACTTCTTCAAATACTAACGGGTTATTGGTTATAGGTTTAGAGTTTACTTTATAAGAGTTTGAAGTTGTTTATATATCTATGGTGTACTGCTGATACTCTTAAGTAAAGCCCGTACAAGTCTACAATATAATAATTTATCTAATTATATATCCAATTTCAAACTTATGACATATGCACTCTTTTGTTATTCTTTCTCGAAAGTGAAGGTCAAATGTTTCATACCTTCTTCAAATACTAACGGGTTATTAGTTATAGGTTTAGAGTTTATTTTATAAGAGTTTGAAGTATAAGGAAAGAGAAAAAGGCTTCGATTGGTGACAAATGGGTGCTACATTGTTAAGTCGATCCGCATTTTGCTAGAAAAACCAGTGGGAGATAAATTTGTACTTGATTGGAACTCTTGGCTATTTTCGAAAGTGAACATCTTTGGTTGGAGAGTAGAGGTGGACAGGCTCCCGACGTTACTCTGTCTTCAAGAGAGGAACATTATCTTTGATTTTGTTTTGTGCCCAATGTGTAGAGGGTATCCAGATACAGCGGCTCATATTTTTAGTTCACGTTATGTTTCTACCATTATTTGGTAAAGAAAAAGCAGTTGGTGTAGTATCCCTTCTATATATGCCTCTCCTACTCCAGACCTCTTGGAGCTCCAAAAAACATCAATTCTTGCAACTTGAAGAAGAGACCGGTTCATTCGACCATCTTGGTGAGTTGTTGGTGCATTTGGTGTAGCCGAAATAAGACTGCTTTTGCAAAGAAAGATGTCTTTTATCCCCAAGTTGCTTGAAGAGCTGCAAACTATCGGTTATTTATGGGTAAAGAGTAGTCTAAACTTAAGAATTTAAATTGGGTCGGTTAGCGTTCTTTTAATTCATTGGTTGTATAATCCGGAttgcttttcatgttttcctttttgttcttttgtagCCTAGAGAGGGGATATATGTAATAATCCCTTTTATTTATATGATTATCACCGCCGTTTAAAAAAGGAAACAGGCATGCTTGTGCTAGTTTGTTTGGTCATTATCATGTCATTGTTTACACATTTATTATTTAAGTAGGTTAAAAATGCGTGAATTATACAAGTTgaataaaataatgtttgatcATTAGTAACGAAGATTTAAAAATTATAATACGATATTTGAAATAAGACATGATTAAAATTACGTACTTTAAGTAATAAAACAATAATATTGAAAATATGATTGACTAACCTTTTTAAAACATTAAACGAAAAAATAAAATATGAAAGGGTGAGATAAGATAAgcggaaaaaaaaaattaacctcaTAAAATTGTGACACGTGATACAACCAATAGGGAATAGGGTAGAAGGGGACATTAACCCACAACCTACAAGTACCCAATCAACTAGTCAATCGTATTCTTGCCCCCTCAATGAACCCAATTATTCACCCAAAAGTACTTAATTTGGCAAGGGCCATTAATTAACCCACAGGTACTCGCTACCGaaacatttttttaaatagaaaGAGCTAACCAACGCCACCTTCGTTCATCATTAAATCGGCCCATGAGCGCAGGTCTGTTTTCCGACACCACTGCCACCATCATTCATCATCAAATCAAACCACCATGGCTCACATTTGTTTCTAGCCATGTCACTGTCGAATTTGTTTTCTGGGCAAAGTTCGCCATTATCAAATCAGCAACATTTGAGGTAATTTTGATGGCAATCAACTCCTCTCTATGCTGATCAAAATCCCCATGGTTGGGCTGTTAATCTATAACTGTCGAAAGCGAATATTGCGAAGGTCTGAACTATGGTTCTTGATGGGAAAGGTAGCAAAGCTTGTGGTGTGGGTTGTCATCCTCAACCCCCCGAATTCACAAACCCGCTTCACCTACCCGCTGCATAAACTACTCACCCCATTTGTGGCAGTTTACCTAAGATACTCGGGTGAACTTTATCCAGTGCAACTACTTGGCCCCATTTGTGGCGGTTTACCTAAGATACTCGAGTGAACTCAATGCTACTTGGGGGTCTCCCGATAGGGTGACCCTCCAATTTCTAAGGGTACAAGTATATGGAATAAGAAAAGTCATTCTAAGTAATATATGCCAACTTAAACAAATAGAGACGGACTAatatgaaaagacaaaaaagggaTGTTAGCCTAGAAACAATCTCGTAGAAAATCATAATACCTATCAATTAACCAGCCAAGATAAAATAAAATTACAAACAAACCAGAACCCGTGTAATCGTCCGTTATAGAAACAATGGCTTCAACCTGTGGTTTAGCATCGGCTTAATCGGTCCCAGGACGGTCGAAAACCACTCATATTCTTACATTAACGAAAATCATAGTTTAAGCAATATTTTATAACTTAAGTAACCGGTTCAAAGTTTGAATCCAACTAGAGATCGGCACTATAATGGTTCTGGATCCCTATATACCATTATCTACGAATCTGATTCAGTTCAGTTTGGTACCTTTGCACACCCACACGCACCCCAATTTGATTAATTGTGCAGAAAGCAAGCAATATCAAGACACAACAATTTAGGGTTCATAAGTTAGCAAATGTTAATTTCCATATACACTACATGCTTGAATAGATTCTTACCTAACAACCTCATAAATCTAACAAGTAGGGCCCAGATACACACCACATTATCTCAGAAACACTTGCGGTGGACAACGGACGGCCCAGATTCATCATAATCTGCCTTTGTTATATGCTGATTTTGAGGAAAGACAACCTTGGCAAGTATGGCACCTCCCACCCATGCTGAATACATGGATAAATTCTCTGGCATGTACTCCGGTGCCTGCAATTCAAAATCCCTCACACTATTATACATGATTATAATCCAATTTAGATATATTCCCAtttttttctaaatatatatttaaagtaaatcatcatcatcatcatcatcatcatcatactcagtaaatcccaccaatagcaaagctaaggtagggtctgaggagggtaagatgtagacaaccttacctctaccccgtaggaatagagaggctgcttccagtgagaccctcggctcgattgtagttttgcatcaagccttagacataaggcacataacactcagcaattgagacaaatgccgattagtgcatgtaccccttgtctttcggctatcaacgtcaccacatgatgcatgattaaccatccgcctcttttaacgttattttcacgaaattagtaaaataacgttagaattagtgcactttcacttttgccacccgagcgcccacacatatatacattatatgcgcataccgcaagcggggctaAATATATttaaagtaaataaatatatatatatatacacacacacacacgcacacacaaAGGTCATTCAATAATATAAAACCAACTTTAAGTAGGGAACTTTGATAACGACAAAAACTTCCGCCGTTCTCTACTTAAATAGGTTCTGAATTGAACATCCCTATatatgagtgtgtgtgtgtgtgtttgtgttagttATTACCTTTACTAACGAAGGACGAATGGATGATGAGCAAAGACTAGCTTCCTTCTGGAATCTCTCTTCAAAACCTGAAGGTTAACAATACAAGACGTGTTGGGAAAAACAATTCAAGAGGTTCATACTTCCAAAAGGTTGTTAATACTTTTTTAAAAGCAGTTTAGTGATAAATTGTAAAATATATACATTATCACAATAATAATCAACTTTTTTCAATATCACAATTTAGATTGCATACTTGTATGCATTAACAATACATTTTGGGTGGCTATAGAACTGTTTGACCCATCAAGAAAGATATAAAAAATGACCCTTTTTTAAGTGGGTCGATATTTGCAAAATATAATACTAAAATGAAActgaaaagaaaaaaatgaagtaTCACCTGTCATGGAAACTGTTCCGCCACACAGAACGGTGTTCTCCAACAGCTGGCGATGGTTTTCAGATGATACAGTTGAGATAATCCGAACAAGCTGTTCAACAAGCCCATGGGCCTCCAAGCCCAATATAGACGGTTGAAACAATGCTTCTCCTACTGTGTATCTATCTCTTTTGATCGAAATCACCTGAAACCCCAAAACATTATACATGCATGCATAAACATATAGATGCATTTATGACCGATGGATTGACAGGTAACGGGACCCACCTGACCATCTGGCAAAGTATGCTGCTCTTCATCGCATGATTGTAACTTTTTTTCATACGCAATCTCATCCTCAGCACAACAAGCATACTGATCTTTTAACTTCTCAACTTCCGAAATATCGAGCTTTATAAGTGGATTCGACTTTGCGAGTTCCTGCGCGAACAACTTCGTCAAATCAGCACCGCCTATTTCTATCCTTTTCGAAGCTACATGCTGAACCGCACCTTCAATTACCGGAGCAATATCTAATACAAAAAATACAACAGGATCGTTAAAGTAAAATTTGTAGGTTTAGATCATGATACGCATGAGCTATTTTGTTGAGTACCGATTTTCCCGTGACCGATATCAACTGTGCAGCCTGAAATGCGTCCTACTGCATATAGTGATAATACTGCTTGCTCTGAAGCGTAAAAGCCCGAAACGTTAAATGTTTCGAACAACAACTGCACCAACTGTTCTTTCACAGCCTGTGAAACAAATGAAACTTGACTGAATTTGATAAAGAAAAAGAATAGTTATACGATGACACCAAATGTTACAAACTGAACCGTGAAAACCGAACAAACTGAACCGAAACTGAAACAACCAAACCTCACAAAAAACTGGAAAAGAAAAAACTGAACCgtgaaaaccgaaccgaaatttacGGTTCGGTTTTGCATTTTATGAAAAccgaaaaataaaaacaaactgaACCAAATAAccttaaaaatcatttttttaatgtttgttatatattgatttaagaattattaattttattcttgaatgtgaagtatttataataagaacattaacatgtttatttatctttGAAATGATTTATCCGTTGcctacaagaaataacaaaatttaacataaaaattgAATAATTtttaaagtattataaaagagAAGAATAAaaggttaggtttatgtgaacaatattaattaaaaatattaaatatattaacATAAATGTAAACATTTAAGAAAGATTCTTAAATTTTGAATTATACTTTCTATTTTTGAATCTTACGTAATTTTGTTCCAACAATCAAACCGAACCGTTGCTAAAACCGAAAAGaccgaaaccgaacggttttcaaaaaccaaaaaccaaacattTCGGTTTCAGATTTTGCAATAAAACCCTAAGTTCAACATATATATGGAGATTGATAACTTTGGATAACCTTGGGAGTTAAAAGTGGATCTGCGAACAAAATTTGTCCTTCGTTTCCGATTTCCCATCCTAGACCATCGTAAAGAACATGATGCAGTAGATCTTCCATAGCATCCCAATCTTTAATAAAACCACGTACAACTGGATCAACCGTGTTTGCCTGTTGCGATGGAGAATCGGGCAAAGTAGCATCTTCATTCATGATTTTCATTTGAGTTGGAATAATCTGCACCATACATCAAGAACGTTACATAACGGACTACAACAAATTGCATAACCGTAAAACAACTATAACAGATTATACGAAGCCACATATCACGTCACTGAGATTAAATACAAAGATTAGATATTACCATTGAAGGAGCTTGATCGGGAATTGCAAAGCCTGCTTTCAAGAGCTTAGAACCAGCATCAATCACCACCGCCTCCATTAGGTCTTTCGTTAATCTGTAATTAATGATTTTTCAAATACTTCATAgactttgaccgattttgacTGCCTTTGACCGACGATCTTAGGTCCAACTAAGTGAAATTTAAGCAGTAAACTACCATGATACAAATATAATTAGTATTTTATAATAAGACTTAATTATGCTATTTTGTGTACAATGTGTGACACAATCCAGGATATCTGTTTTATAAGATAAGAAAAGACTGTGTATCTATTTCAACCCGAATGCGACATGCTTCCATCCGTAATAATCGACCTAAATCGTatgaaaaaagacaaaaataaatgATGAAAGTGGCAAAATAATAATCTGGATCCATTCACAGAGTCATTTTCATTTTTGGGGTCTAATTTTATATAAAAAGGAATAAGTATGCAGTATGCACAAAATGTAATTCCTATTGCTTCTTCTGAAGTTACCAGCAAACAGATGATAATAATTACACAACTAACAATTGATGATTTCTCATTCAAGTGTTTGTTTAGCAGTGTGAATCCATCAGACGAAACAACATCTAATTCTAGTTTCAAACCAACACAACCCAAATACAATCTGTCAAAGCAAGACAAACTAACAAATCCACACGACAGTCGACAACAAAGCAAAAAAGAAACCAAATTTAGGATCCTAATGTGATCCCATCATACTAACCAACATAGGGTCAAACCAACACTCGAACAGTAACTCCAATTTCAACCATCAACAAAAGTTAAAGCAAATTAGAGAGCCAAACAAGACCAGAACATGTAGAAACTTGCTTAAAGCAACAACCACACTAACCTCAATCAATCATACCACAAACTACAGTTTCCCAAAACAAGAATCTAAGTATCCAACAACTCGGGTAGTACAAAACTACAAAATCCCAATGTGAATCCATCAAACAAGACAACAAACAACTCAAACGACATCTAAATCGCCATGAATATTCACGGATTCCTAACTAGGGTTTCGATGTGTATTTGAAATTGAACAATTAAGAAGAAGTTTAGAATGCATAGTGAATTTACAGAAAATAAATCAACCAAACATACCTTTCAATTGATCAAGAAGTGTAGAATAGATTGTTAATAGGTTGATTTAAGGGAGTATTTGGGTAGAAATTGAGAGAGTAGAAAAGATGAGAGCGTAGATGAGTTGTTAGGGTAAAAAAGATAATGGCCCATCCTGACCCATTCTTTTTTTCTTAATGGCCCATTTTGACCCATTCTCTTTCACTTCTGATTTTCTTATTACCCACCTAGACccattaataattttaatcaaccCAAAATGACCCAGCAGCTTAAAATTAAAGTACAAATTAACCCACATTTAGGTATTTGGGTAGAAATTGCCAGGCCTAATTTTATTACATCAACCTTTCTTACATATCAAATTTTGGGTAATTTCATATCTCTCTCTAAACTTGTAAAATTACTTTTTTTCTAAATCATGCGTTAAAAGCATCGTATGTTATGCATTAAAACTTGCATTTTTGAGAAATATCAAATATGAAATTTTGCAAGTATAGAAGGGATATATGAAACTCtgcattaattttttttatttttgtaaaagaaaaaaataaaaaaaacttgatAACTTGATAACTTAATCTTCAGACCGTCATTGAAGGTGACATCCATTTCTTAAATTTTGAAATAATAATCACTAGTAGCCAGTTTTTAAATAAAGTAGTTCATGAATAAGCAATGTAACTACCTAGATTTTGAATAAATAATCACTAGTAGCCAGTTTTTTAATAAAGTAGTTCATGAATAAGCAATGTAACTACTGATTACCAACTAATCGgtgattttttttgaacggccaatgAATCCTCCAAaagggctactggcgaaattcaccacatcgggatacacccGTCTCCGAactggggaaaaccctcacctagggaaaaatcccgtgaacactcgcccgaaggcacgacagtgcggtgaggtaaaagtAAAACCcattcagttcaaggatcgaactagtgATCACcacctactcgcctagtctcccatcatcaccaggtgccgctgAAAACTAATGGGAAGAAGCATGAATTGAACTTCGGTCTCTTGGAAACCCAAGTCTCTCCCATACCACTCCACCACAAGTTCATTGGCAACTAATTGGTGATTAATCCCGAtttttacaacaatgcttccaaCTAGTCGGGATAACTTGTTGGTGAACCGAGTTGAAAGGAAACACTTCCTATGAACACTTGAGTATCACCACAATCatcatttcaaaattcaaaaaatttagGTCAATTTGAGTTCCAGACCTAATTTATATCATATTTGAATTCTAGAACCTCAAAATCCACTATCACAAACATTCAATGGATCCAGAATCACACTAATCCGGTGTAGCAAAACCCTAAATAACTTCAAACTGATCGAAAATAACCAAATCATGACCTAAAATTATACAAATCACAAGAAAAGTGTTTTAAAAACTTTGAATGAAAAACCTAATTGTAGTTATTCATAGTATATACCCTAAACGCGAACACCGGTCACAATTGAGCATACAAACTAACATAATCAACAAAAACAACCGGTATACAAGTACAAtaacaagtttatatataaaaaaaaaaaagaagagatTATGTTGCAGAGAGTTGTAAATTGAAGCTAACCAGAAGAATGTAGACGCAGAAGTATGAGACGAGAATGAGATTAACGATCGCCTGAAGAGTTGTAAAAAAAAGAAGgatatgtgaaggacaagatggtaattgaacaaggtgttgaaaaaacacttaatgcacaatgtacaactgttaaggcacaagaaaacacaaacccttttaccctttacaagggtatacatctgccgtccaaatgttttactttctcacacggatcaacatcgggaccgtccatttgacttcacacggatcaccatatgctttctctctcaatgctcacacatctcacaaaacaacatcagatcttctctctctcttctctctcttctcggcgatctagggtttcatgagatctatcaccagatccgtttgaatctatcaccagatccgtttgatgagcagatca
Above is a window of Helianthus annuus cultivar XRQ/B chromosome 14, HanXRQr2.0-SUNRISE, whole genome shotgun sequence DNA encoding:
- the LOC110937833 gene encoding actin-related protein 7, encoding MEAVVIDAGSKLLKAGFAIPDQAPSMIIPTQMKIMNEDATLPDSPSQQANTVDPVVRGFIKDWDAMEDLLHHVLYDGLGWEIGNEGQILFADPLLTPKAVKEQLVQLLFETFNVSGFYASEQAVLSLYAVGRISGCTVDIGHGKIDIAPVIEGAVQHVASKRIEIGGADLTKLFAQELAKSNPLIKLDISEVEKLKDQYACCAEDEIAYEKKLQSCDEEQHTLPDGQVISIKRDRYTVGEALFQPSILGLEAHGLVEQLVRIISTVSSENHRQLLENTVLCGGTVSMTGFEERFQKEASLCSSSIRPSLVKAPEYMPENLSMYSAWVGGAILAKVVFPQNQHITKADYDESGPSVVHRKCF